The following nucleotide sequence is from Geotrypetes seraphini chromosome 10, aGeoSer1.1, whole genome shotgun sequence.
acagaaaaataaaaaaatatatatttaaagtgttCTCTCctctggatcgggggaggggtgtaactgtgatcaggtgccctgctggagaggggctcccgatactgctgctggtctcggggAACCTTTAGCATcgcttctttcaaagtgttctcccctgctggataggggaaggggtggagctgTGACCAGGTGCCCTATAGGGTTGTATAATTTGTATaagtaaaatttcaataaaaagagtttgaaataaAATTTAGAATTTCCCATATAGTGGAAGAAAGGTCTCCGTCTTGGACAGACATGAAACACTGAGGGGGCATCCTTGATACAgcctaagggtgaaacatgtcggataatgttctctcagggtttccgcagctggcatctaacccagctccatggggaaaacatctttaaacctaccagagactttttccattctatggactttcacaattTTTGACCAACCgattttcccgccaaaattcaaattggtggactgccctgttcccaatcaggtcagtgaacccactatttacagaGTCAcatggcagacttcagagcataccctgaagaaagccacagcatgatggctgaaacggtTTCCAtctgacaaagatgcagcgagacccggaaacctgcaacatgTCGGATAATGTCCCCGCTAACAGGTTgtagtaaataagaaaataatcaTAATCATTGTACAACAAAAGTGGAAGAAATGAATTATGAAATAACTGCACAACAGATCAAATGACGAATGACAGTTGCATAATCTCAGACTGGTGACGTCGCATCCATCAGAGGCACCCCTGAAGATCTGGCAGAAAAGCGGTAAAGAATAATTGATGGTATTGTATATATGATTGAAGACTTTGGAATAAAAGGTGGTGCACTTGTAGCGGAAACTGTCGTGTTAGTAATAAGGTGTCACCGAGTGAAATATTGCCATTGTGTTAACTATCATTATTTTATTCCATTGGGAGTGAAAAGTAGCTTTATTAAATGCATTTGAATTCCGTACACTGGAGTTTACTAAAACATTGCAATGCAACACTTGCAAGCACTGAGGCCGTAGCAAAATAAGGACCGATAAAGACCAAGTGGTCCATTTAGTCTGTCCAGGTGACTGCCTGCCTCTGGTTCTTTACCTGTTTGAATAGATAAgcatataggcccccttttacaaagactaTTATTGTGGTGGGCTGCGGTAATGGCTCTGACGCCCATAGGGATTCATTGGACGTTGGAGTGTTTGTCGCAcggcacgcctttgtaaaaaaaaaaaaaggggggagggagtagaTTACTATATTTAAACCAACACCTACTTCCCCCTCCACACCTGTTGTCATTTATCCACTGCCCTCAGTATCTGTCCAAAAACATGTTTAACATTAGTAGCCTTCACTCGTAGACCGGGTTGTGTTCTCTTCATTTTTGGTTTTTACCAGACACATACTAGGCCAAAATTACTTACAATCTTTGGTAGGCTATCTGATGTTCTggccacaaacaaaaaaaaaaatgatatttttcTAATATAGCACacaaaaagaatttttaaaaaaatgctagcTAGCTATGAAATGTATAGAAAGCAGGCATATACTGTACTTTCATTCACTGAGTTGAAAGAAAAATGTGATATTCTTAACCATCAATATGTGTAAGATGCAATGCAttattcccttccccccccccctttttacaaagccgtgctagccaCATGAGCTATGGGGCCATTGCAGCAGCGGGCCATGCTAAACGGCTTTGTCAAGAGGCCCTATATCTCTAGCATTAAatataggccttcttttactaagccatggtagaggattctaccgtggcccaggacgctaaatgctccgacgctgttccaacgctcataggaattctatgagcgttggagcacttaGCCGTGGGAGAAACCTCTAtcggggctttgtaaaagggggagggggttactgAGGTGCAAAGAGATATTTTCAGAAAGCCAGCACAAAGGAATAGTATTATAACAATATGGTACAATTTGGGAAAGTGCAGTTTAAGTGGTTCAACGTTAAACgcattaaggcctagattctttaAACAGCACCAATATAGGCAGCTGCCTAAAAAGCGACCGCCGATCACAtatcaatcatgcaatggcactGTAGAGCGAATCGCACCTctgggaaatgtaggccagggtttacatttccagcgcctatctatGCTGTGAATTACGCCTATGTAGATGCTTTTTGGCGCCCATAATGGTGTTTAGCACCATAATGCACCTATATAGGCACAATTCCAGGGCCTTTTATTTAGACACTGGCAGGTGCTTTAATTTTACAATTTTTCATTGTTTTAAATGGTGATTCTCAATTAACTTAGAGGTCAGTAGGGCCGGGCGGACATGGGGGGGGTCCATGTGGGTTATCTTTGGAGAGATGGGGttgttggcaggagagattgggcatctctcctgccggtgaagattgcgggggggggggggggaggggggttcgggagtatccagcaggagggactgggcatccctcctgctggcaaaggTTGGGGGGGGTCGTGGCGGGTTTgggcagaagagattgggcatccctcctgccggtgaaggtTGCGGGGGGTCATGGCATTTTCTGGAAAATTTTCGGGGGGTTTGCAGCAGTTCAGGCAggggggattgggcatccctactgccacgatcattgtgggggtggggggacagtTCCATGATTCTttatgtttaaacaatttttattgatgataaatCCAATAAACAACAGTACAAACCAACAGCACATAATGCATTTCAACAGAAAGCCAGCAAAGATAACAACAAAATATCATCAAGTTTTACAATATCAAGCAGaactcccatcccccacccccgcaCAAAGTGCAAAAGAAACCCCTGAAATCCCTTCTCCCCATCCtctcccccaaaaaaaaaaaaaacaacaacaacccaggAACTAAACCTCCAAAACTTCCatgattctataaccagcgcttatgacagacactggttagagaatcgtggttttaggtggactggtccctcccatgcctataaggtcttgttttgggcatttgggacttgggcaattttttggggggaatagggcttaaaggtggtggtctgggtgattaaatgCCTGAACGTACAGTTAGGTCATTCTCGAAAACCCCCCaccttttggatgttttgtttcgagaatggacatttcccagCTGCCTACTTTGGGTGCCCAGCGCCTTAGGCCAtaaagggacttagacttttttttcaattttgccCCTCATAGTCATCAATGCTAAGTATGTATAAATGGGGGATATGTATATGGTTGCACATTTGGTTATAAATATGGGGAACATGATGTTCAAAGGGTAACAGTAGACATTCAAGACCTAGGTCCACATAGTACATTAATAGCAGGGAATGTTTATGAATATTGATATACGTTTATATCTATGTTTACTTTGCCAACGATGCAACAAGGGAAATGCATTTGTTTAAACAAAAAGCTTGCTGATGATGAATGGCAACTTGTGATGCTTCTTTGCTTTGCTTCTTTGTTCTGACAGCAGCTGAAAGACCTGCCCCCTACACCAACGTCATCATGCCCAGCCTCTTTGGCATTATCTGTTTCCTGGGCATCATTGGGAACTGCATTGTCCTTTACACAATTGTAAAGAAGAAGAAACTCCGTAGCATGCAAACAGTACCGGATATCTTCATTTTCAACCTATCCATTGTGGACCTTCTCTTCCTCTTGGGCATGCCTTTCCTCATCCACCAGCTCCTAGGAAATGGTTCCTGGCACTTTGGGGCCACTCTCTGCACCCTCATTACTGCCCTTGATACCAACAGCCAGATTACCAGCACCAACATCTTGACTGTAATGACACTGGATCGTTATCTAGCCACAGTCTATCCACTCAAGTCCACCTATGTCCGAACACCATGCATAGCTGCCTCTGTTATCTGCTTGGTGTGGCTTCTCTCCTTCTTGACCATCATCCCTGTCTGGATGTATGCAGGATTAATGCCTTTGGATGACGGGACGGTTCGCTGTGCCCTACTGCTTCCTAACCCGGAGACTGATATTTACTGGTTTACTCTTTATCAGTTCCTTTTGGCCTTTGCTATCCCTCTCGTCATTATCTGTGTGGTGTATTTCAAGATCCTACAACACATGGCGACCACTGTAGTACCTTTACCTCCGAGGAGTCTCAGAGTAAGGACCAAGAAAGTCACTCGTATGGCAGTTGCTATCTGCTCTGCATTTTTCACTTGCTGGGCACCTTATTACATTCTGCAGCTGGTTCACTTGGGCATTGATGAGCCTTCAGTGGCTTTCTTCTATGCCTATAATGTGGCCATCAGCTTGGGCTATGCCAACAGCTGCATCAACCCTTTTCTTTACATTGCCCTAAGTGAGACTTTCAAGCGTCAGTTCATGGTGGCCATCCGCCCAACCAAGGAACAATTCCGTATCAACAACAGCACCACAGAGGCAAGCGTGTGCCTGAAACTTGCCTCTGAATCCACCCAACAGACACAGTTTTTGGAAGACTTCTCCCCACATTCACCGCCTGTGACTGTCGCAGTTCATTAAGGAGAGACTCTCCGCAAAGGAACTGTGTTATGGACCGAGAGCTCCGTGAGAAAGCGAACCACGCTTTCCACTTCAATTAAGGACCTTAGCTTCACAGATGCAGCTCAACAGAGTATCTAAAAGGAAGATTCTTTGTGGGAATGCTAACAAGTTCTGCTTGGTCATTGTGTGTGCATACAGAAAAGGATAGTGAGTGTCCCAGGAGACTACGTGGAGCTCAGCGACACAGTGTTGAAAATGCAAGACAGCTTCCATGTAATGCTTTTGTGCTTTACGTTTCCGGCATTTTCCAGTGACAGCTGTAGACGACTAAGGAACTTGAGGCATGCCTGTTTCCCAGACCAATTTTAGAGACAACTGATCATAATAATTATGTTACATGTATATAATGCTAGAAATGTGCATGGTACTACCCCAAATCATTGGCATGGCTAGTGTATTttcccaaagagcttacaatctaagtttgagCACAGGGAGAttaaggagctcattttcaaaagagaaaaatgtcaaaaaaagTGGCATAAGAAGCAGATGGATGTTTTCTCGCCAaccccttccaatttgctatttttgaaatggATATCTATGCTTTTCATCAGTAGTTtgtctaaatttcaagggggcatgttagaggtgtggtgtGGACAGgtctagggtgggcttatgacttgCAAACACAACACAAGCCCCTCGAAAAACCAAACAATATAATCTCACTACACTTTCGACCTGGCTTACAGCACAGCACAACTACTCATGAAAGATCAGCAGAGTCCACAAAGAGAAGTACTAAACATTCCACAGGCATAGAGTTCCAGAACAAGGCAGAAAAATTCGCAACATCAGCAAGGCACAATTCGCACATCAGCAACGCTTCTTCTGTGAAAATtattaagaggaggaaaaagcctcagatcccccccctccaccaaatcgagaaactcaggttgaaaacagatggagttttacagggtgtaataaagtcactggcataaaaaaacctcctcaataatatttcaatagagaaaagccttgtgcaatgcaagtggGATATACTCTGCCTTGTATCGGGACCCCTATGATCTGAAAATGATTTGAAAAGCCAAATTCTATTGAGTAAACAGAAAGACACAGCGTTTCGCTAATtataagctgcctcaggatgtgaagTCACAGTCAATCTCTCAAATCAACTCCTCGATCAAACATGGTGGTTCCCCAAACACCATGGACTTATGACTTGAGCATTTTTCTGCTGTAATTATacatttaagaatacatccagggcacaagTTAGACATCTGGGACTAGACctcttttaataatgaataagttcaaaaaaaaaaaaaaaaatgcccagaCTGAcctgatgaccactggagggatgtatgCAAAACCCACCACACTCCCCTAGTGGGCACTGACCCCTCCTACCCACCCCAAATATTTAAATgaaacagcttcagatgttaggGCTAATTCcaagtagagcagcaagcaggttcctggagtagtctggcatagaaaatgacacggtgacaaattgttccctgtccccgcagaacctcaatttctccgtccctgcaagttttgtcgctgtccctgtccctgccccatttctgtaactTGTGCCTTAacctgtgattttaaagtgtttgaggcttgtgcaaatgaggatggagcttgcaggaacggggcagggacaggaaaataactcaccggaatgagaaaatgagttcccgtggggttGGGAAAAAATTGGCCCcgagtcattctctagtctggcaagcagtgtagtcaaccatagagatgggggacTTTGGCCCATcctccactctaaccactacacttatggtggaatctgTGAGCTTCCAAACTCTACCCAAATCCCACATGTGA
It contains:
- the LOC117368268 gene encoding melanin-concentrating hormone receptor 1-like; translated protein: MASENTSFIYFPRNSSIFVSKNGSAAERPAPYTNVIMPSLFGIICFLGIIGNCIVLYTIVKKKKLRSMQTVPDIFIFNLSIVDLLFLLGMPFLIHQLLGNGSWHFGATLCTLITALDTNSQITSTNILTVMTLDRYLATVYPLKSTYVRTPCIAASVICLVWLLSFLTIIPVWMYAGLMPLDDGTVRCALLLPNPETDIYWFTLYQFLLAFAIPLVIICVVYFKILQHMATTVVPLPPRSLRVRTKKVTRMAVAICSAFFTCWAPYYILQLVHLGIDEPSVAFFYAYNVAISLGYANSCINPFLYIALSETFKRQFMVAIRPTKEQFRINNSTTEASVCLKLASESTQQTQFLEDFSPHSPPVTVAVH